One segment of Erigeron canadensis isolate Cc75 chromosome 2, C_canadensis_v1, whole genome shotgun sequence DNA contains the following:
- the LOC122589422 gene encoding taxadiene 5-alpha hydroxylase-like: MEVLMVFTMLLTLFLSFLLSLFFHFRRKNYSKRLPPGSLGLPFIGQSFDLLKALKSDKIEEWFHERIAKHGPVWKVNVLGYPTVVLNGLAANKFVYSNSDGITLANTHPPSMSRILGFKNIVELTGDDYKRVKASMVSFLKIDMLKQYVAKVDDEIQHHLQMYWHGKNEVKVQPLMKTLTFDVICSLLFGIERGPKREQLLPLFEVMLLSVLAIPINFPFSKLNRGLKARMKLVNIVEELLRQKRESVQDETNPQKDLITSFLNSHDDDNGTRMSDEEIIDNIVLVMVAGYDTTSTFLTLFIRLLANNESIYSDILREHEEISKSKSPGEALTWEDLAKMTYTWRVASEVLRLNALGVLTFRRAARDIEYEGYVIPKGWQVMLSSTVTHMDDSIFQNPTVFDPARFDKTIHPPPPPFSLVGFGGGARMCPGMEFAKMETLVLIHRLVTQFKWELFNKEEAFKRIPLPEFDQGLFVQIKPLK, from the exons ATGGAAGTATTGATGGTTTTTACCATGTTATTAACTTTATTCTTGTCATTTTTGCTCTCTCTTTTCTTCCATTTTCGACGTAAAAACTACTCGAAACGACTCCCGCCTGGTTCTTTAGGACTCCCATTTATAGGCCAAAGTTTCGATCTACTTAAGGCTTTGAAATCCGACAAGATAGAAGAATGGTTTCATGAACGAATAGCTAAACATGGTCCTGTATGGAAAGTCAATGTCTTAGGATACCCGACCGTTGTTTTAAATGGTCTCGCAGCAAATAAGTTTGTATATAGTAATAGTGATGGAATCACACTCGCTAATACACATCCTCCTTCAATGAGTAGGATTCTTGGTTTCAAAAATATAGTCGAGTTGACAGGCGACGATTATAAACGAGTTAAAGCATCCATGGTTTCGTTTTTGAAGATTGACATGTTGAAACAATATGTTGCAAAAGTAGACGATGAAATCCAACACCATCTTCAAATGTATTGGCATGGTAAAAATGAAGTCAAG GTGCAACCCTTAATGAAGACTTTGACTTTTGATGTAATATGTTCGCTATTGTTTGGGATTGAAAGAGGACCTAAAAGAGAACAATTGTTACCGCTTTTTGAAGTTATGCTTCTAAGTGTTTTAGCAATTCCAATCAACTTTCCCTTCTCTAAGCTTAATCGTGGGCTTAAAGCAAGGATGAAATTGGTAAACATAGTTGAAGAACTTTTGCGTCAGAAAAGGGAGTCGGTTCAAGATGAAACGAACCCTCAGAAAGATCTCATAACCTCATTTCTCAACAGTCATGATGATGATAACGGAACAAGGATGTCCGATGAGGAGATCATTGACAACATTGTTCTTGTGATGGTAGCAGGATATGACACAACCTCTACCTTCCTCACTTTATTCATTAGGCTTTTGGCAAACAATGAATCTATCTATTCTGATATACTCCGAG AGCATGAAGAAATATCCAAGAGTAAATCACCAGGGGAAGCTCTTACATGGGAAGATCTTGCCAAGATGACGTACACATGGAGAGTAGCAAGTGAAGTGCTAAGGTTAAATGCTCTTGGTGTTTTAACTTTTCGACGAGCTGCTCGAGATATCGAGTATGAAGGATACGTAATTCCCAAAGGATGGCAA GTAATGTTGTCTTCGACCGTGACGCATATGGATGATAGCATTTTTCAAAACCCAACAGTTTTTGATCCGGCTCGATTTGATAAAACAAtacatccaccaccaccacctttcAGCTTGGTGGGGTTTGGAGGTGGGGCAAGGATGTGTCCTGGTATGGAGTTTGCGAAAATGGAAACTTTAGTCTTGATTCATCGATTGGTGACACAGTTCAAGTGGGAGCTTTTTAACAAAGAAGAAGCTTTCAAAAGAATCCCATTGCCAGAATTTGATCAAGGGTTATTTGTTCAGATCAAACCACTTAAATAA
- the LOC122586414 gene encoding cytochrome P450 716B1-like: MEVLMVFTMLLTLFLSFLLSIFFHFRRKNYSKQHPPGSLGLPLIGQSFDLLKALKADKVEEWFQKRIAKYGPIWKVNVFGYPTVVLHGLAANKFVYSTCDGNTLTNTQPPSMSRIFGLKNILELTGDDHKRVRTSMVSFLKIDVLKQYVAKVDDEIQNHLQIYWHGKNEVKVQPLMKILTFNVICSLLFGIERGPKRDQLLPLFEVMIASVLAIPINLPFSTFNRGLKARMKLVKMLEKLLCEKREAVRDQEKQANPRRDLITSFLNIHGDDSRTMMSDEEIIDNIVLVMVAGYDTTSALLTFFIRLLANNESIYFDILQEHEEISKTKLPGEALTWEDLAKMKCTWSVASEVLRVNTPAVLSFRRAARDIEYRGYVIPNGWQVMLSATMTHMDDSIFQNPTMFDPTRFDKNIHPKPPPFSLLAFGAGARMCPGMEFAKMETLVMIHRLVTRFKWELFNKEEAFKRIPMPEFDQGLFVHIKPV; this comes from the exons ATGGAAGTATTGATGGTTTTTACCATGTTATTAACATTATTCTTGTCATTTTTGCTCTCTATTTTCTTCCATTTTCGACGTAAAAACTACTCTAAACAACACCCTCCTGGTTCTTTAGGACTACCATTGATCGGGCAAAGTTTCGACCTACTTAAAGCCTTAAAAGCCGACAAGGTAGAAGAATGGTTCCAAAAACGAATAGCTAAATATGGTCCAATATGGAAAGTCAATGTCTTTGGGTACCCAACCGTTGTTTTACATGGTCTAGCAGCAAATAAGTTTGTATATAGTACTTGTGATGGAAACACACTCACTAACACACAACCTCCTTCAATGAGTAGGATCTTTGGTTTGAAAAATATACTCGAGTTGACGGGTGATGATCATAAACGAGTTAGAACATCCATGGTTTCGTTTTTGAAGATTGACGTTTTGAAACAATATGTTGCAAAAGTAGACGATGAAATCCAAAACCATCTTCAAATATATTGGCATGGTAAAAATGAAGTCAAG GTGCAACCCTTAATGAAGATTTTGACCTTCAACGTGATCTGTTCGCTACTATTTGGGATCGAAAGAGGGCCTAAAAGAGATCAACTGTTACCACTTTTTGAAGTTATGATTGCAAGTGTTTTAGCAATACCAATTAATTTGCCATTCTCTACATTTAATCGCGGGCTTAAAGCAAGGATGAAATTGGTGAAGATGCTTGAAAAACTTTTGTGTGAGAAAAGGGAGGCGGTTCGTGATCAAGAGAAGCAAGCGAACCCTCGAAGAGATCTTATAACCTCATTTCTCAACATCCATGGTGATGATAGCAGAACAATGATGTCAGATGAGGAGATCATTGACAACATTGTTCTTGTGATGGTCGCAGGATATGATACAACCTCTGCCCTCCTCACTTTCTTCATCAGGCTTTTGGCAAACAATGAATCTATCTATTTTGATATACTCCAAG AGCATGAAGAAATATCCAAGACTAAATTACCAGGGGAAGCTCTCACATGGGAAGATCTTGCCAAGATGAAGTGCACATGGAGTGTGGCAAGTGAAGTGCTAAGAGTAAATACTCCTGCTGTTTTATCCTTTCGACGAGCTGCTCGAGATATCGAGTACCGAGGATATGTAATTCCCAATGGATGGCAA GTAATGTTGTCTGCAACCATGACACATATGGACGATAGCATTTTTCAAAACCCAACCATGTTTGATCCGACCCGATTTGATAAAAACATACATCCAAAACCACCACCTTTCAGTTTGTTGGCATTTGGAGCGGGGGCAAGGATGTGTCCTGGTATGGAGTTTGCGAAAATGGAAACTTTAGTCATGATTCATCGATTAGTGACACGGTTTAAGTGGGAGCTTTTTAACAAAGAAGAAGCATTCAAAAGAATCCCAATGCCAGAATTTGATCAAGGGTTGTTTGTTCATATCAAACCAGTTTAA